The following proteins are encoded in a genomic region of Cyclonatronum proteinivorum:
- a CDS encoding rhomboid family intramembrane serine protease, which yields MTLTLIIIVITSAITWYAWNVNPQAQAWGMLRPYYVFRQDRWYQLLSAGFLHANLTHLLFNMITLFFFGPVVERTLGAGYFIGLYLAGLVLSNIPSLFRHRDNPKFASLGASGAVGAVLFVFIYFFPMAPIYLFFIPIGIPAAVFGAVFIGYSFWAHKKANDQINHEAHIAGAVTGLLYVMIIVPRGIDHLLTLLGII from the coding sequence GTGACGCTTACCCTAATCATCATCGTTATCACCAGTGCCATCACCTGGTATGCCTGGAACGTAAATCCGCAGGCGCAGGCCTGGGGGATGTTGCGTCCGTATTATGTTTTTCGTCAGGACCGCTGGTATCAGCTTTTGAGTGCCGGTTTTTTGCATGCCAATCTCACGCACCTGCTTTTCAACATGATTACGCTGTTCTTCTTCGGTCCGGTTGTGGAGCGGACGCTGGGAGCCGGCTATTTTATAGGACTGTATCTCGCAGGGCTCGTTTTGTCTAATATCCCGAGTTTGTTCAGGCATCGCGATAACCCAAAGTTTGCAAGCCTGGGTGCTTCAGGCGCGGTAGGCGCCGTGCTGTTTGTGTTTATTTACTTTTTCCCGATGGCGCCGATTTATCTGTTCTTTATCCCGATCGGCATTCCGGCGGCTGTGTTTGGCGCGGTCTTTATCGGCTACAGCTTTTGGGCGCACAAAAAAGCCAACGATCAGATCAATCATGAAGCCCATATCGCCGGTGCCGTTACCGGCCTGCTCTATGTGATGATCATCGTGCCCCGCGGCATAGATCACCTTCTGACCTTGCTCGGGATTATTTAG
- a CDS encoding YtoQ family protein encodes MDWKIYLAGEIHSNWREELTETIQSRGIEASFFGPVTDHPASDDCGVHILGAEEQAFWKDRKGAGLNAIRTRTLLEQADIVIVRFGEKYRQWNAAFDAGYAAALGKPLIIVQPPEFDHALKEVNEAANAVARTNEQVADILTYVCTGKLMNFR; translated from the coding sequence ATGGATTGGAAAATATATTTAGCCGGAGAAATTCACTCCAACTGGCGCGAAGAACTCACCGAAACCATTCAAAGCCGCGGCATTGAAGCCTCTTTTTTTGGTCCGGTAACCGATCACCCTGCGAGCGACGACTGCGGGGTCCATATTCTGGGTGCCGAGGAACAGGCCTTCTGGAAAGACCGAAAAGGCGCCGGACTCAACGCCATACGCACGCGCACCCTACTGGAACAAGCCGATATCGTCATCGTGCGGTTTGGTGAAAAATACCGGCAATGGAATGCCGCTTTCGATGCCGGTTATGCTGCAGCCCTGGGCAAACCTCTCATTATTGTACAGCCCCCTGAATTTGATCACGCTCTGAAGGAAGTCAACGAAGCCGCCAACGCCGTTGCCCGTACCAACGAACAGGTTGCAGACATCCTCACGTATGTGTGTACCGGCAAACTCATGAACTTCCGCTGA
- a CDS encoding YgjV family protein — protein MDSVFVYELIGYVASVLVAVSLMMSRIVPLRIVNMIGAATFAVYGYLIGSWPVAGMNAFIVLINVYYLTQIYRSSEFFRILPIDKPDAYLSAFLKFYQEDIATFYPDFKDEAEASDHGYFVLRNMAPAGLILGRVENGCFHVSLDYATPQYRDFKVAAHLWRENRQHFTDEGITEIRSRTRDPHYAAYLRKIGFEPLPGEEQVYGMRM, from the coding sequence ATGGATTCCGTTTTTGTGTATGAACTCATCGGCTATGTAGCTTCCGTGCTTGTCGCCGTTTCCCTGATGATGAGCCGCATCGTGCCGCTGCGCATCGTGAACATGATTGGCGCCGCTACCTTTGCTGTTTATGGCTACCTGATCGGGTCATGGCCGGTTGCCGGCATGAATGCCTTCATTGTGCTCATTAATGTGTACTACCTCACCCAAATTTACCGCAGCAGCGAGTTTTTCCGCATCCTGCCCATAGACAAACCCGACGCCTACCTGAGCGCCTTTCTCAAGTTTTATCAGGAGGATATCGCGACCTTTTATCCCGATTTTAAAGATGAAGCCGAAGCAAGCGATCACGGCTACTTCGTGCTGCGCAACATGGCGCCCGCCGGACTCATCCTGGGGCGGGTCGAAAACGGCTGTTTCCACGTCTCCCTCGATTACGCGACTCCGCAGTACCGTGATTTCAAAGTTGCCGCACACCTGTGGCGCGAAAACCGGCAGCACTTCACCGATGAAGGCATCACCGAAATCCGCTCCAGAACCCGCGACCCGCACTATGCCGCCTACCTCCGCAAAATCGGCTTTGAGCCTCTGCCCGGAGAAGAGCAGGTTTACGGCATGCGGATGTAG
- a CDS encoding putative toxin-antitoxin system toxin component, PIN family, with protein MKPHQIVIDANVFYAALRSRKGASFRLISLLPSDRFDINLSVPLILEYEDVLLRSVSALNFTRNELEDILDNLCALANRHDVFYLWRPLLSDPGDDLILELAVKANCSYIITFNKQDFIGVEAFDIKAIDPREFLQIIGEIS; from the coding sequence ATGAAACCCCACCAGATCGTAATTGATGCAAACGTATTCTATGCAGCCCTGCGCTCAAGAAAAGGAGCCTCCTTTCGGTTGATTTCTTTGCTACCCAGCGACAGATTCGACATAAACTTGTCCGTTCCTCTTATCCTTGAATACGAAGATGTACTTTTAAGGTCTGTTTCAGCCCTCAACTTTACACGAAATGAACTTGAAGACATCTTAGACAACCTGTGCGCGTTGGCAAACAGGCACGATGTCTTCTATTTATGGAGACCATTGCTTAGCGACCCGGGCGATGATTTGATTCTGGAGCTGGCTGTCAAAGCAAATTGCAGCTATATCATCACTTTCAACAAACAGGACTTTATCGGTGTTGAAGCCTTCGACATCAAGGCTATTGACCCACGCGAGTTTTTGCAAATAATCGGAGAAATCTCATGA
- a CDS encoding DoxX family protein: MRVQEVLTRFQNPFRIFFGAGFIVAGLYHFINPDFYYPMMPGWFPAPSALNLAAGAAEVVLGAGLLMSKYARLASYGIIGLMVLFIPAHVYMIQVGGCVSEAVCLPLWAAWVRLVVLHPLIILAAWWAGRSGDG, encoded by the coding sequence ATGCGCGTACAGGAAGTACTTACCCGGTTTCAGAATCCTTTCCGGATATTTTTTGGGGCTGGCTTTATTGTCGCTGGACTCTACCATTTTATTAATCCGGATTTTTATTACCCGATGATGCCCGGCTGGTTCCCTGCACCATCGGCGTTGAACCTGGCAGCTGGTGCCGCGGAGGTAGTGTTAGGTGCCGGCTTGTTGATGTCGAAATATGCGCGGCTTGCTTCGTACGGTATCATCGGACTGATGGTGCTGTTCATCCCGGCACACGTGTACATGATTCAGGTCGGGGGATGTGTTTCCGAGGCAGTCTGCCTGCCGCTTTGGGCCGCCTGGGTTCGGCTCGTGGTGCTGCACCCGCTGATTATACTGGCGGCGTGGTGGGCCGGGAGGAGTGGCGATGGATAG
- a CDS encoding dipeptidase, whose amino-acid sequence MSRIFEFIDTHQERFTQELFDLLRIPSVSTDSALKQDVRKAAEFLAAKLEDAGMENVQIAETPGHPVVMANYLHAGDDKPTVLIYGHYDVQPPDPLDLWTSPPFEPVEKDGKVYARGASDDKGQAYIHVKALEAWLKSGEKLPVNVKIIIEGEEEIGSPNLVPFLEKHKEDLACDMVLVSDTAMFAKDTPSITYGLRGLAYMEMEVFGPNRDLHSGVYGGALTNPLNALCEIVAQLKDENGVIQIPGFYDDVIDLSEEEREASRKLPFDEEGWKASIGIPSVHGEQGYTTLERKSARPTLDMNGMWGGYQGEGAKTVLPAKAGAKISMRLVPNQHPDKISALFADYIEKIKPEGVTVKVTAHHGGHPAMTPIDFYGLKAAGKAYKDVYGKEPLLAREGGSIPIVADFKNVLGVDTILMGFGLNTDAIHSPNEHFSLEDFHRGIKTSARFLEVLPEFEKS is encoded by the coding sequence ATGTCCCGAATTTTTGAATTTATTGATACCCATCAGGAGCGATTTACGCAGGAGCTGTTCGACCTGTTGCGTATCCCGAGCGTAAGCACCGACTCCGCCCTCAAACAGGATGTCCGCAAAGCTGCGGAATTTCTTGCAGCTAAACTAGAAGATGCCGGTATGGAAAACGTGCAGATCGCCGAAACGCCGGGCCATCCGGTAGTGATGGCCAACTACCTGCATGCAGGTGACGACAAACCCACCGTACTCATTTACGGTCACTACGATGTGCAGCCGCCGGACCCGCTCGATTTGTGGACTTCACCGCCTTTTGAGCCGGTCGAAAAAGACGGCAAAGTCTATGCACGGGGCGCAAGCGACGACAAAGGTCAGGCTTACATTCACGTGAAGGCACTGGAAGCCTGGCTCAAAAGCGGCGAGAAGCTTCCTGTGAATGTCAAAATCATCATCGAAGGGGAAGAAGAAATCGGCTCGCCCAACCTCGTGCCCTTCCTCGAAAAACACAAAGAAGACCTCGCCTGTGACATGGTGCTTGTTTCGGATACCGCCATGTTCGCGAAAGATACCCCGAGCATTACCTACGGCCTGCGCGGACTTGCCTACATGGAGATGGAAGTGTTTGGTCCCAACCGTGACCTGCATTCCGGGGTGTACGGCGGCGCGCTCACCAACCCCCTCAACGCCCTGTGCGAAATCGTCGCGCAGCTCAAGGATGAAAACGGCGTCATTCAGATCCCCGGTTTTTACGATGATGTGATTGACCTCAGCGAAGAAGAGCGCGAAGCCTCCCGCAAGCTTCCCTTTGATGAAGAAGGCTGGAAGGCCTCCATCGGTATCCCGAGCGTACATGGTGAACAGGGCTATACCACTTTGGAGCGGAAATCTGCACGTCCGACCCTTGACATGAACGGCATGTGGGGCGGTTATCAGGGTGAGGGTGCCAAGACCGTGCTGCCTGCCAAAGCGGGAGCAAAAATCAGCATGCGCCTGGTTCCGAACCAGCACCCCGATAAAATTTCGGCTCTTTTTGCTGATTATATCGAAAAAATTAAACCAGAAGGCGTCACCGTAAAAGTGACTGCGCATCACGGGGGGCATCCTGCCATGACACCCATCGATTTTTACGGGCTAAAGGCTGCGGGCAAAGCCTACAAGGATGTGTACGGTAAAGAGCCTCTGCTCGCGCGCGAAGGTGGCTCTATCCCCATTGTAGCTGACTTCAAAAACGTACTCGGTGTAGATACCATCCTCATGGGTTTTGGCCTCAACACCGACGCCATCCACTCCCCCAACGAGCATTTCAGCCTCGAAGACTTCCACCGCGGCATCAAAACTTCCGCCCGCTTCCTCGAAGTCCTGCCGGAATTCGAAAAAAGCTGA
- a CDS encoding DUF2335 domain-containing protein has protein sequence MLEQYIRLAPDFAELIKKMSLDEQKHAHDRDSRIIDESFKLKKRGQTFALTIALFALTGGVICILSGFEVAGTIVSGVGLSGLVSEFLDRRKTHPNT, from the coding sequence GTGCTTGAACAGTACATCCGCCTTGCTCCCGATTTTGCTGAACTTATCAAAAAAATGTCTCTTGATGAGCAGAAACATGCTCATGACAGAGACTCCAGAATTATCGATGAATCATTTAAGCTCAAGAAAAGAGGACAGACTTTTGCGCTCACCATTGCATTATTCGCACTAACAGGAGGCGTCATCTGTATCCTCAGCGGCTTTGAAGTAGCTGGCACAATTGTGAGTGGGGTGGGATTATCCGGCTTGGTTTCCGAGTTTTTGGACAGGAGAAAAACGCATCCCAACACCTAA
- a CDS encoding sodium:solute symporter family protein — protein sequence METGTIILIVVGVYLLISLATGIIPGLRISKSVDGYVAGDRSMNVMLLYFVMGASIFSAFAFLGGPGWAYSRGAAAFYIIGFGVTGIIPLYFFGPRAWRLGKKYGYVTQAELLSDRFDSRMMSVLLAILSVVVFIPYLTIQMKGAGFVLNVISEGRIPEWAGAGFTYLIVLIYVYFSGVMGVGWSNAFQGLFMMVLAWVLGLYLPYVLYGGVGPMFEALLEAGKGAMLAAPGLAGDGSPWHWGAFSSAVLVSAIGFSVWPHFFMRSFAAKSERSLRLSIVLYPTFQIFLIPILIIGFSAILIFPGVTPADSILPHILMQLELPAIVIGLFCAGTLAASMSSGDAILHSAASVGVRDGISKATARPISDTTERLLIRVLVIVIGLISYYFAVASDVSLVALLLASYGGVAQIFPVVFAMFYWKRATKAGALSGLFGGMLVNVFYLLNPALKPWDLHEGVYGLAVNILLLIIVSRLTRPDDPKRVQKFMEKPLV from the coding sequence ATGGAAACCGGTACCATTATTCTGATCGTCGTTGGGGTCTATCTGCTCATTTCGCTGGCAACCGGCATCATCCCCGGGCTGCGGATTTCCAAAAGCGTTGACGGCTATGTGGCCGGCGACCGCAGTATGAATGTGATGCTGCTCTATTTTGTGATGGGCGCCTCCATTTTCTCGGCCTTTGCCTTCCTCGGCGGACCCGGCTGGGCCTACTCACGGGGCGCGGCGGCCTTCTACATTATCGGATTTGGCGTGACCGGCATCATCCCGCTCTACTTTTTTGGTCCCCGTGCCTGGCGCCTCGGCAAAAAGTACGGCTACGTAACGCAGGCCGAACTCCTGTCCGACCGTTTCGACAGCCGCATGATGTCGGTGCTGCTTGCCATCCTCAGTGTAGTTGTCTTCATCCCGTACCTCACCATTCAGATGAAAGGCGCCGGTTTCGTCCTGAACGTGATTTCCGAAGGCCGCATCCCCGAGTGGGCCGGGGCTGGCTTCACCTACCTGATTGTGCTGATTTACGTCTATTTCAGCGGGGTGATGGGCGTCGGATGGTCGAATGCGTTTCAGGGCCTGTTCATGATGGTACTTGCCTGGGTGCTCGGGCTGTATCTTCCGTACGTGCTGTATGGCGGCGTCGGCCCCATGTTTGAAGCCCTTCTTGAAGCAGGCAAAGGTGCCATGCTGGCCGCACCGGGCCTGGCAGGTGATGGCAGTCCCTGGCACTGGGGCGCTTTCAGCTCGGCGGTGCTGGTCTCGGCCATCGGCTTCTCGGTTTGGCCGCACTTCTTCATGCGCAGCTTCGCCGCCAAAAGCGAGCGCTCCCTCCGCCTCAGCATCGTACTCTACCCGACCTTTCAGATTTTCCTGATTCCCATTCTCATTATCGGTTTCTCAGCCATCCTTATTTTTCCGGGTGTCACACCCGCCGACAGCATTCTGCCGCACATCCTTATGCAGCTCGAACTACCGGCCATCGTGATTGGCCTGTTCTGTGCCGGCACGCTCGCGGCCTCGATGTCCTCCGGCGACGCCATCCTGCACTCCGCTGCCTCCGTTGGCGTACGGGACGGCATCTCCAAAGCCACGGCCAGGCCCATCTCCGACACCACCGAGCGCCTGCTCATCCGCGTACTCGTGATCGTGATCGGCCTCATTTCCTACTACTTCGCCGTTGCCTCAGACGTCTCCCTCGTCGCCCTGCTGCTCGCATCCTACGGGGGTGTCGCGCAGATTTTCCCGGTCGTATTCGCCATGTTCTACTGGAAACGCGCTACCAAAGCGGGCGCCCTCAGCGGACTCTTCGGCGGGATGCTCGTCAACGTCTTCTACCTCCTCAATCCCGCCCTCAAACCCTGGGACCTGCACGAAGGCGTCTACGGCCTCGCGGTCAACATCCTGCTCCTGATTATCGTGAGCCGGCTCACCCGCCCTGATGATCCCAAACGGGTTCAGAAATTCATGGAAAAACCACTCGTGTGA
- a CDS encoding PqqD family protein yields the protein MSHPKISDIIKQRPNFASEPVNGERILVPVRGRMAEFNTMLTLNPSASVLWEAINEQTTIESLVEALTNKYEVDRETARADVNEFIDELHTFMTSVPN from the coding sequence ATGAGCCACCCTAAAATTAGTGATATTATTAAGCAAAGGCCGAACTTTGCGTCTGAGCCCGTAAATGGTGAACGAATACTCGTGCCGGTTCGGGGGCGGATGGCCGAATTCAATACCATGCTAACCCTTAACCCTTCAGCTTCTGTACTTTGGGAAGCTATCAATGAACAGACAACTATTGAATCGCTTGTTGAAGCACTTACCAATAAGTATGAGGTAGATCGCGAAACAGCCCGTGCCGATGTAAATGAGTTTATTGATGAACTTCATACCTTTATGACAAGCGTTCCAAATTAA
- a CDS encoding phosphoenolpyruvate carboxykinase (ATP) → MHFFRVADVVYKLTAEGRMQREPGNCLQPYLIEPEQRHDVHIHVHESLPGDLSFLNDLPSICDGNLDGQSLWSVAKHEEGFVIRTYQHFSPDDQQFVTVTDKHFTRFACYPLNFPPEDEQRSVAPVSFPLLSLILYYQTLSHPMLFVHASAVCDGDKGRVFTGVSGVGKSTISNTWYQAGYKLINDDRLLIRKNEEGRWIVHNTPMVYPQVPASVPLHAVYLLRQAPEYSLRKLRSAEAVTRVLSNCILQGFDRDFLQHHLRTVTDMLSETPVYEFGNLPEPGVIDFIREHEAHRQ, encoded by the coding sequence ATGCATTTTTTTAGAGTAGCGGATGTGGTTTATAAACTTACAGCGGAAGGCCGCATGCAGCGGGAGCCTGGAAACTGCCTGCAGCCTTATCTGATTGAACCGGAGCAAAGGCATGATGTCCATATTCATGTGCATGAATCTTTACCCGGTGATCTTTCCTTTCTGAATGATCTTCCGTCCATCTGCGATGGAAATCTCGACGGTCAGTCGCTGTGGTCGGTTGCAAAGCATGAAGAGGGTTTTGTTATTCGTACCTATCAGCATTTTAGTCCAGACGATCAGCAGTTTGTAACCGTAACGGATAAACATTTCACACGCTTTGCGTGCTACCCGCTGAATTTTCCACCTGAAGATGAGCAGCGCTCTGTGGCTCCGGTATCGTTTCCGCTGCTTTCTTTGATTTTGTACTATCAGACCTTAAGCCATCCGATGTTGTTTGTACATGCTTCAGCCGTTTGTGACGGCGACAAAGGCCGGGTGTTTACCGGGGTATCTGGTGTGGGTAAGTCCACGATTTCCAATACCTGGTATCAGGCAGGGTACAAGCTGATTAATGACGACCGGCTGCTGATCCGTAAAAATGAGGAAGGCCGGTGGATTGTCCACAACACGCCCATGGTGTATCCGCAGGTGCCTGCTTCGGTGCCGCTGCATGCCGTGTACCTGCTGCGTCAGGCGCCGGAATATAGTCTGAGAAAATTACGTAGTGCAGAAGCCGTAACGCGTGTACTAAGCAACTGCATTCTGCAGGGTTTTGACCGCGATTTTCTGCAGCATCACCTGCGGACGGTGACCGATATGCTTTCCGAAACCCCGGTGTATGAGTTCGGTAATCTGCCTGAACCGGGTGTTATTGACTTTATTCGCGAGCATGAAGCCCACCGTCAGTAG
- a CDS encoding toxin-antitoxin system HicB family antitoxin: protein MSTLSVRLPDSVHRKLKEMARKEGVSMNQLISLAVAEKLSSLLTVEYLEDRAKKASPEAFKRLLEKVPDVEPEDYDTL from the coding sequence ATGAGCACCCTAAGTGTAAGATTACCTGACTCGGTTCACCGTAAACTCAAAGAAATGGCCAGGAAAGAAGGCGTTTCTATGAATCAGCTGATCAGTCTCGCCGTCGCTGAGAAGCTTTCTTCTTTGCTAACGGTAGAATACCTTGAAGATCGGGCTAAGAAAGCCTCCCCAGAGGCATTCAAAAGGCTGTTGGAGAAAGTACCGGATGTTGAGCCGGAAGATTATGATACGCTATGA
- a CDS encoding S24 family peptidase → MKPTVSRTVGDLVAVSEKLLKRGYHVRIKAGGQSMYPYLLNGDQLEVEPATLETLEPGDIVVFRRNQNLIAHRLHQVTGSGEHIRGLSIGDSGLSKDEMLTPDIVAGRVVARVRDGEEKPLRTPEAIRYGKRMVRLYPVPHFFAQLRLRFSQLLRRAGNLARKVSKS, encoded by the coding sequence ATGAAGCCCACCGTCAGTAGAACCGTCGGAGATCTTGTAGCTGTTTCTGAAAAGCTGCTTAAGCGGGGGTATCATGTACGGATCAAGGCCGGGGGGCAAAGCATGTATCCTTATTTGCTAAACGGTGATCAGCTCGAAGTGGAGCCGGCTACCCTTGAGACGCTTGAGCCGGGTGATATTGTTGTTTTCCGGCGCAATCAGAACCTGATTGCACACCGGCTGCATCAAGTGACCGGGAGCGGGGAACACATCAGAGGTCTTTCTATTGGCGATTCCGGTCTGTCGAAGGATGAAATGCTCACACCTGATATCGTAGCAGGCAGGGTTGTTGCGCGTGTGCGGGACGGGGAGGAAAAGCCGCTCCGTACACCGGAGGCCATACGATACGGTAAACGGATGGTGCGGCTTTATCCTGTACCTCATTTTTTTGCGCAGCTTAGGTTGCGGTTTAGTCAGTTGCTGCGCCGGGCCGGAAACCTTGCGAGGAAAGTCAGCAAGAGCTGA